Genomic DNA from Canis lupus dingo isolate Sandy chromosome 4, ASM325472v2, whole genome shotgun sequence:
tctcactaccctgagatcatgagccccactgaaatcaagagtcagacattaaTTGACTGCTCCACTCAGGAGTctctttatttatcttatttaaatttaattttggccTTACTGCAAGTGGTCAGAATGTCCTATACAAAGGTGAGTAGTAAGGTAACGAGATTGAATATCTTGACTTGTTCTCTATGAAAGGGAGCAAAGTGCTCTTCTTGGACTTAAAGACCTTTGTCTCAGTACCCATTTATAATTGATGCACACCTTTCAAACATATTAAGTGAAGTGACTGCTGTGTTTACAGATAAAGATGCTAATGTACGATTAGCAGCAGTTCAACTTCTTCAATTCCTGGCCCCCAAAATACAAGCTGAacaaatttctccattttttcctttggtaagTGCCCATCTCTCTAGTGCCATGACTCACATTACTGAAGGAATTCAGGAGGACTCTTTAAAAGTTTTGGACATTCTGCTGGAACAGTACCCAGCCTTATTTACTGGCCGTAGCAGTATATTGCTTAAGAATTTTGTAGAACTTATTTCTCATCAACAGCTGTCTAAAGGACTAATAAATAGAGACAGATCCCAGTCCTGGATACTTTCTGTAAATCCTAATCGGAGACTCACTTCTCAGCAATGGAGGCTGAAAGTCTTAGTGAGACTCAGTAAATTCCTTCAGGCCTTGGCAGATGGATCCAGTAGGTTGAGAGAAAGTGAAGGACttcaggaacaaaaagaaaatccccaTGCCACTAGCAACTCCCATTTTTATCAACTGGAAGGAACATGCCAACGACCAGCAGCACATCCAGGTTTATGAAAATGGGGGTTCACAGCCAAATGTCAGTTCACAGTTCAGGCTACGGTACCTGGTTGGAGGACTAGGCAGTGTGGATGAAGGCCTCTCATCTACTGAAAACTTGAAAGAATTTATTGAGATAATAATTCCATTGCTGATTGAATGCTGGATTGAAGCTGTGCCTCCACAACTAGCTGCTTCTATTGGAAATGGTATAGAGCGAGAACCTCTGCAGGTTATGCAGCAAGTTCTtaatattatttcccttctgtggAAACTCTCTAAACAACATGATGAAACTCATAAATTGGAGTCGTTGCTTCGAAAGAATTATCTTCTTGATTTCAAACACCATTTTATGAGTCACTTTCCATATGCCTTAAAAGAAATAACCATGCACAAAAGGAAAGAGGCATTTAGCATAGTATTAGCTGTACATTTTTTGTAAATGCCTTTTAATAGACTgagaaaattgcattttattcctttttgttgaaagttttttgttttcacttttgtttttaaataagaaatggatactggattttgaattatttttgcatcttttatgATGATCATatgttttcccctttattctattaatttgGTGCAtaacattaattgattttttaatattacactaattttgttttgttaaaatgaCAAATCTATTCATTTACACATGTTGGTCAATTTAAACATTGATTTGGTTTgctattttgttgatttttttgcttaagattttatttattcatgtttcatgaataaattcatgTAAACATAATTCatgtaaacataaatttatttttatgaaggatATTGATCTAATTTTCTTGTGGTATCTTGTCTGGCTTTGACATGACAATGATATTGGAATCAAAGAATTAGatggaaaatgttttttcctcctccaaattctgaagaataaaagaatagtattacttcttccttaaatatCTGAATATGCACCAAGGAAGCCATGTGGGCCTGGGTTTTCCTCTATGTGAAGATTTCAAATTgctaattcaattttttaattattggccattcaaattttctattttttttttttagtcagttATGGATGTATATCTTTCTAGGTATTTGTTTCATCAAATTGTCCAATGTTGACAAAAAATAGTTCAAAGTATTTCTTTACAATGCTTGCTTCTGTAGGATTGGTAATGATgtcctctcttttgtttctgattttgacAATgggtatcttttctcttttttcttcaccaggctagctaaagatttgtccattgtgttgattttttcaaagaaccaatctttgattttatgtattttctctattattttattggttttctcaACTGTTTTCCTATTTaccatttcattgatttccactgcaatttttattattttcctccacattttcattttcgTTTGCtccttttctagtattttatgatgaagcttagattattttttaaaggtttcatatatttattcacaagagacacacagagaggtggagacttggcagagggagaagcaggctctctgtggggagtctgatgtctgatgcaggactcgatcccaggaccccaggatcatgacctgagccaaaagcagatgctcaaccactgagccacccaggtacccttgaagcttagattattaatttgcaatttccttttattataatattgtaGGAACTTGAAGCTACAAATTTCCTTTATCACTGTGTTAGTTAAATCTCACAAATTTATATATGCCGTATTTTcagtcatttcaaaatattttaaaaatttcccttgcGATTTTTTTGTGACTCATAGgttattttagaagtattttgttcaaggcagccccggtgactcagcagttttgtgctgccttcggcccgggttgtgatcctggagatctgggattgagtcccgtgtccagctccctgcatggggcctgcttctccctctgccccagtctctctctctctctctctgtgtctgtcatgaataaataaaatctttaaaaaaaaaaaactttcccctttaaaaaaaagggaagtattttgttcaatatttaatatttgaggaTGTCtccaattttttaattgttgactTCTATCTTAATTTTGTTAAGGTGAGAGAACAGGTTGTATAACTtgaacatttttaagtttattgaatCTGTTGTATGGGACTAGCATATGGTCTATCCTGAAAATGCTCCAtctgcacttgaaaataatatgcgTTTCAGTGTTTTGTGATGGAGTGTTCTACAAATTTCACTTACTTCAAGTTAGTTGATAGTGTTATTCAAGTCTTCATGTTCTTGCTGGTTTTGTCTCATTATTCTGTGAATTGTTAAGGGTAGAAGTTTGAACCAGTTCTTGTTGAATTCTCTATCTCATTTCAATTTTATTAGGTTTCCTTCCTGTTGTTAGGGGtctacatgtttttaaattttttatcttcctGATAGGCCTTTGTCTCTattaaatgtctttgttttcctgttagttcattttcaaaattttatccttgtttttgtctttcaaaagtTTGAGCATCATGTGTCCAGGCCTGGatctctttgtatttatttgatttgGAGTTTGTTATGATTCCTAGATATACACATTGATATCGTTCATAAAACTTGGTAAGTTTGGTCattagtttctaaaatattttcctgtgttttccgtcttcttctggaactcctataTATTGATACGCTTGATGCTATACCAGAGCATCTGTGGCTCTGTTCATTGCTCTtcgtttttcttgtttttcatgaaTTATTCCTAGTCATAAAGcttcaagttcactaattctttcttctaccaTCTCAAGTCTACTTCTGAGTCCCTCtagtaaatttccatttttttatataatttcttcctctttgttcATACTCTCTATTTGGTGATATGTCATTCAAATACTTTCCTTCAATTCTTTAAAGCATAGaatcctttagttctttgaacatatacTTATCATAGATCCACTGAAGACTCCTTTTAATAAATTCTACACCTGGGCCCTCAAATGACAGTTTCTATTAaatacttcttcttttttattcattcatttttttttttagtacggATCACACTCTGAAAGTCCCACTTtccttaaaatttataattattaatttttataaacatactaCTTAGGGTTGCTCACTGTTTAAATGTCAACATAAGTTTTGCTGGATCAACCAATATAGacaaaaaattttatattagttttgctttgtttgttagGATGGAAATTTGAATTTGAGGAATTGGGAAATTAGTAGCTAATTCAATTGtgcaatttaaatttattttttgacaagTTTATTATCAAAAGTAATGGGAGACATGATAGCTTGACATGGTTGGAGAAAAGAATTTGTCTGTcaattaaaagtgattttattagAAGAACAGAAGTTCTATCAGCACCTAAAGCTACCAGTAAACCTGCAAAGGGTAATCTCTGAAGGCAAATGACTGTTAGGTTGATGTAAAGATTAATGATATAGGGACAGAAACGGGAAACATGCATAATTAATCAAGTAAAGTAACAGGTAATTAACAAGACATTtcataatgtattatttaaatttaaaaatgaaagacattttaaattagaaattcatatattcactttttaaactaTATCAAAGCAGCTGATAATCACTAAACTGAAGATCTGCTATATTCCTGACATGGAATATTCTCTGCAAACGAAGCAAGATTTGCAAGTATGTCTTCAGTAGcaattttttaatcatattttctttctttaaaggcAACAACtgccaaaacaaaaaagaaatcgcTCTGCTGAAAAGGGAATGAAAGCTGGAGAAGATCCAGCAAGTAAAGATTGCTCTTTTAAGCctgattaagaaaaagaatgtccATACTATGGGGGGAGTTAttccagaagaaaagattttgttATGGTTGTCTCCATTCCAAACTAAATGAATATCCTTTATTTCCCTCTCTAACCTCTGCTGCTCCAGGATTTGTAGGTCCTACTTATAATGAAAATTGCCAGGGTCCCTATTCAAATCATCTTGGCATCTACAGTAGATGGATTTAGTAGAATTTACAGGAAGGCATCTTATTCCTCCATCACCATTATGCCCTACACCTTCGAACAAATGAAGTCCAAGGCAGAATAGTAAGGATCTATTCAAAGTGTTTATCTTATTGTCAGAGACATTCGGTAAGACTTGCCAGGTCTCTCACTGATCAATATAATATTTACTCCCTGGACAATAGCACGAATCAGTTCAGTTGCACATTAATAAGACAAAGTCTCAAGACTCGTCATATTCCATTACACAGTGAGGTTTAGGAGACAGCTGACACAGACAGCTGTGATTTGCCATCATCTCACATAATAAATAGAAATCAGCAACATGAAAGAGTTTTACTTCCTCCTGAATTCATCCATGCATTTACCTAAACTTATTACATAATGACAGTTGCTGGCATTTATTAAGGGATTTCCAAGCTAATCAGTTTAACACTCTTAATCCGTATACAACCCTATGGAGTCTTCATTACTGAGATGGAGGAGTTAGGTAACTTGTAAGAGCTCCTAAGTTTCCACTGTGTGCTGAGCACTTGCAtaatatggaaatacaaaacaTATGTCACTGTGCCCATCCTTACAGAAAGTAACCATGTAGAATGAGAATATAGGTTTTTTTAGGAAATTGTACTATGATCagatgtaataataaaaaatagttaatatttttttaaatgcttactaCTATACAACATACTGTTAAGCATCTTAAATTCATTATGTCCTATCATCCTCACAAGATTGAAATGGGATAGCtgattaactttatttttgtagatgaggaaactgagtcttataGACATTCATTAAATCCTCAAAAGTTATCAGCTGGGATGCCTTGGTGAcacagcagctgagcgtctgccttcagctcaggtcgtaatcttggggtctgggatcaagtcccacatcggactccttgcagggagcctgcttctccctctgcctgtgtctctgcctctctctctctctctctctctctgtccctcatgaatgaataaataaatctttttttaaaaaaagttatcagCTAGTCAGTGGTGAATGCTATGATTGTGGTATTTACTATGTGCTATaggaacacagagaaaagagcaaaCAACCAATATGGGAGCTCAGTGAAAGGTTCACACAGAATCATCTGACATTTGAACTAAGGTTTGGATCTTGAGTGGCTGTTCACCTTGAAGGAGATAGCAAAAATATCCGACCTAAGGAAAGACATTTGGAGAGACACGTGGTTATCACAGTTGGGGGACATTCCATAGGTAGAAGCTCTTGAGAAAGAATGGTGAAGACAACAGTGAGAACATAGAAGGATATAAGCGGAATTGGACAGTAGGTTTTTTGAGGgtcttgcctatttttttaagtccagtTTTCACAAGACCATGGTGAATAGCTCAGGCTCTGGGAACTCATCACTCCTAGCTTAGATCCTCTTACCTCTGTCATTTATCAAATAAGTTACCTTGGCCAAAGAAGTTTATctcagccattgtttctttgtctgaaaAACGGTCCTAAGTATAGGAATTATTTTGTAGGTTGTTACAGCAGCAAAAGAGATCTAAAACTTGTAGAAGACTTATTGGTGATGTAAAAAGAATCCAATGAAAGTTAGTTATTTTCATCATTGTAGTTATTATCACGACGGATGAGACAGACTTGGTTTGCAGCtgttggaaaataaaagtaaaaaaataaaaagcctaataaatgaaaatgagctCTTTTTTCCCTGCTCAGGGAGTTAGTCCTATTAAGTACAGCAAAAACTACTGTATTTCACTTGCATTTAATTGTGGCAAAGGAATCAGAGCAGGAGTGTGTTTGCTGAGGCCAGAAAATGTCTTTCTCATTAAAGCTATGGAGGGGGCAACCTAGCCAGGGTCCTCTAGCAAGTCCTCGTCCCCTGGCCAACAGCATTGGTATTTGTCACACAGCTCCCTCCAGTAAGCAAGGGAGGCCCTAAAAATACTGGGCTAAAGTATGATTGTTGTGACTCCctgttaatataaaaatatcaccaAAATATCATGTATCCTTTGTACAACCTCAGCCAAGGTTTGGAGAGTCAGGAAGCAAGACTTAGCTCTGCAGGGAAAAGGATCAGAGAAGAGCAGGCAAGCAGTCAGATGTGTACCAGTGACACTGATGACAGTGTAAGGAGGGACCACTATAGGGAAGAAAACCTGTCTTGTGTGTCATTCCCACATGCAGAGACAAGATAGGCAAGGATGCAGGCAGTAAGAGGAGATTCAGGGTCCAGGTAGGGTTTGGTTCAGCAGAACAGATCCCGGTAAGGCAAGAAACACTACCTAATTCTGACTGCCCCAGTTGATAGAGTTAAGGCTACTTCTTTCCTTCCAGCTCCAATATTGCTCCCAGATGCAACTGCACTACCAGGTAAGTTCAGGGCTTCCCAAACCTGGCTACCCAACGGAATCACTTAAGAACCTTTAAaacgggggtgcctgggtggctcagtcagctaagtgtctgtcttaagctcaggtcatgatcccaaggtcccagggtcctgtaatcgagctctgcatcaggttccctgctcagtgaagagcctgcttaACCCCCTTCCTCTGTCGTCAattcccctgcttgtgtgagctctcaaataaataaataaaatctttcaaaagaaccccaagaatctttaaaatgtactGAAGGCAGAGTTCCCTCCTAAGGACCATGATTAAAGTGGAAATGGGGCATCAGGGTCTTTAAAAGCACCCTCCAAGTTGATTATAACATGCAACCAAGGTGGAGAATCACTGAGGTTGACAATATGCTGTGAACGGTATCTCATTTCCTGCCTATTTACCATTATTCCAGATAATGGTAACACAGAAAATTATCCTGTAGAAAAAAATGCATCACCCTGAGGATGGTTAAAAAGCCACAAATTTAATCTACTTTtaagcattaaaacaaaaaaacaaaaaaacttaagttTTCATGAAATAGTGGATAGGAGAAGGTGAAgaggtatatacacatatgttgccaaataatttgttcattttctctaaaGGAAAATCTGGGAATATGTTATAATTTGTATTATTCAACTTCAGATGAACTTTTCAATTAAACCCCAAATAAATAGTCTGATCTGTATACTAGTATTTATACTAGATGAACTTTTCAATTAAACCCCAAATAAATAGTCTAATCtgtatataagtataaatataagtatttatatttatactataatatttatatatttatactatatttatacttatatacgAAGTATATAAGtatgattttaaagtttttttttaagattttatttatttgttcataaaagatgcacacagagaaagaggcagagacatagagggagaagccggctccctgtggggagcccgatgcaggcctggatctcaggaccatgggataactccctgagccaaaggcaaacgctcaaccactgagccacccaggtgccccttacaagttttaaaaagagagagaaaaggaagccaAAATGGTTAACAACCCAATAGCTGATAATCAAGTTAGGATACAGCAACATGGTATCATTTGACTAGGAAAGTAAAAATCAGGTGGatggttttaaaatacaaaaccttgtataagaaaaatgaagcaaaacacaCAATAATATATTCTGGAGAGTATTATGTAAAAGATATGTATGTGAACAGACTGGAATGCTTGAGCACACTTGGTTTTTCACTTTGCAAAACccaatataaaaattcttaattcaTCCAAGTATTAAAAGAGGGGATGGTtaagtttttttctaaaaaatgatggatttaagaaaaatcaaaagagtaGTATCTGGAAGCAACCTTTGTGGATCAGGCCTTCCGATCTAAGTCAGGCTTACACAGAAAGGTGAAGATACTGCAGCTTAAGAATACACTCTAACATTACCATtgtctcttcaaattttttttcatttaatgttatgtatatatgtatgtatgcatttatttctattattattttttaaatatttaatttcttcatttgatacagagagagagagaacatgagcaggggtaggggcagaggcagaggcagagggagaagcagactccccactgagccaaaagccccatgtggggtttgaTGGCAGGAccgggagatcatgaccttagctgaaggcagattcctaactatctgagccacccaagcaccccttatttatttttattattgaggtaAGACATAGTAAACTCTGATTAGAAttcaaaaatggaaggaaggggtgcttggctggctctgttggtgtAGCATGTGACTTgtgatctaggggttgtgagtttgagccctgacgttgaatgtagagattacttaaaaataaaaatctttaaaaataaataaataaaaatggaaaggaaatttgATTTTCACTCTCAGTTTATAAATTCAGCCTGTGGACTGAAATATGATCGATCCTATTTAACAGAAAATCCCCTTGTGAGAACActtttcttaattacatttatcACATTTTAGCCAGGTATGCAGTTCACCAATCCTGCAGATGGACTTGGCAATACATAACTGAATTCTCCATCCATGTCTTCAAGAAAACACCATGCTGCAGAGATACAGAGCAATTTCACTGGGTTGTTGCCTTAAATACTACACACTGGAGAATAAGTTACTTAAACCAAATGCCAGATTGCTCGGAAGGCAATGACAAGGAACTGTCTTCTTGAGGAGATAAAAATATAGACTGTCAGTAAAATTTGTACTGATTTAGAAAATCACAGAAGGCctgttttggggaaaaaacagcaaaataatattacaatatatgtatgtataaatatatatatatatatatatatatatatatatatatatatatatactttaagtcATTTGGAACCTAGAATTATAAATTGGGTGGTGCTAATGGGTTTTCAAAACTGTTAAAAAGATAGGATGCAGACCTAATGTTGTTGGT
This window encodes:
- the LOC112660809 gene encoding LOW QUALITY PROTEIN: testis-expressed protein 10-like (The sequence of the model RefSeq protein was modified relative to this genomic sequence to represent the inferred CDS: inserted 1 base in 1 codon; deleted 1 base in 1 codon) — translated: MPDCQPCNGKGYGEEEKPSGSLCSICSWENEGPVKALQISENPWKPGWNGRLQPEYNSDSEMLGAQDICYLLKEEMKNEQKKNAKAKLLELLIINPEAMLSIAEETVQHGREQSALLGLKDXLSQYPFIIDAHLSNILSEVTAVFTDKDANVRLAAVQLLQFLAPKIQAEQISPFFPLVSAHLSSAMTHITEGIQEDSLKVLDILLEQYPALFTGRSSILLKNFVELISHQQLSKGLINRDRSQSWILSVNPNRRLTSQQWRLKVLVRLSKFLQALADGSSRLRESEGLQEQKENPHATSNSIFINWKEHANDQQHIQVYENGGSQPNVSSQFRLRYLVGGLGSVDEGLSSTENLKEFIEIIIPLLIECWIEAVPPQLAASIGNGIEREPLQVMQQVLNIISLLWKLSKQHDETHKLESLLRKNYLLDFKHHFMSHFPYALKEITMHKRKEAFSIVLAVHFL